The following nucleotide sequence is from Caldibacillus debilis DSM 16016.
GAGGAAGGAATCGGCGCTTTCCGGGCTGAAAGGGGAGAAATTGTCGGTTTTGCTTTTGACCTACCCTTACCGGCAATGGCCCGTCCGGCTGGAATATGAACTCATCGGCGACGGAAAATCATTAAGGATCGAAGAAGAACGGCTGGCGGAATGGCTGGAAAATTTTTTACGGAAACTGAATCGTTCGGCCTCTTGGGAAAGGGAAAATGTGCTGACTTTGGAAATGCACTTCCGCGAAAAGGAAACCTATTTCTCCTTCCTTTTTAGGGGGAGCTTGAACGACCCCTCCTTTTTGAAGGAAATCGAACAAGCCACGGAAGAACCGCTGTACATCGATCATGCCGAAGACGGAAGAAACCGCTTTTCTTTTGAACTGCGGTGGAATGAGAACGGTAAAGGAAAGGAATGACGGCGATGTTTGTCGATCAGGTGAAAATCTATGTAAAAGGCGGTGACGGAGGAAACGGCATCGTGGCCTTCCGCCGGGAAAAATATGTTCCGAAGGGCGGACCCGCCGGCGGCGACGGGGGCAAGGGCGGAGATGTGGTCTTTGTCGTGGATGAAGGCTTGCGGACCCTCATGGATTTCCGCTATCAGCGGCATTTTAAGGCGCCCAGAGGGGAAAACGGCATGTCGAAGAACATGCACGGAAAAAATGCCGAAGACCTCGTCGTGAAGGTGCCGCCCGGCACGGTCGTCATCGACGACGACACGAAGGAAGTGATCGCCGATTTGACCGAACACGGGCAGCGGGTGGTCGTCGCCAGGGGCGGAAGGGGCGGAAGGGGGAACGCCCGCTTTGCGACGGCGAAAAATCCCGCCCCGGAAATCGCGGAAAAGGGGGAACCGGGTGAGGAACGGTACCTGGTTTTGGAACTGAAGCTGCTGGCGGACGTGGGCCTTGTCGGGTTCCCGAGCGTAGGCAAGTCGACCCTGTTGTCCGTCGTCTCTTCCGCAAAACCGAAGATCGCCGATTATCATTTTACGACCATCGTCCCGAACCTCGGGGTGGTGGAAACGGAAGATCAGCGGAGTTTCGTCATGGCCGACCTCCCCGGCCTCATCAAGGGGGCCCATCAGGGCGCCGGCTTGGGCCTGCAGTTTTTGCGCCACATCGAAAGGACGAAGGTCATCGTCCACGTGATCGATATGGCGGCCGTGGAGGGCCGGGATCCCTATGAGGATTTCCTCACCATCAACGAGGAGTTGGCCCGTTACAAAATGCGCCTGACCGAACGGCCGATGATCATCGCCGCCAACAAGATGGACTTGCCGAATGCGGAAGCGAATTTAAGGGATTTTAAAAAGCGCTTGAAGGAAGATCTTCCCGTTTTCCCGATTTCCGCGGCGACGAAGCAAGGGATCCGGGAGCTGCTGTTCGCCGTCGCCGACCTGCTGGAAAAAACCCCGGAATTCCCCTTGTTGGAAGGGGAGCCTTCCGCGAACCGGGTCGTCTACAAACACCGGCCGGAAGAGGAAGGCTTTACGATCACGAGGGATCCGGACGGCGCCTTCGTCATCAAAGGAAAGAAAATCGAAAAATTGTTTAAAATGACCGATTTCAGCCGGGAAGAGGCCGTCAAGCGGTTTGCCAGACAGCTCCGAAGCATGGGCGTGGACGATGCGTTGAGAAAGAGGGGGGCCAAAGACGGGGACACGGTGCGCCTGCTCGATTACGAATTTGAATTTGTGGAATGACCCGATCGCGCAACGGGATGGGCCTGTTGCGCTTTTTTCATCCGAACGGGCTGCGGCCGAACGAGGCGATGGGCCTGGCGAAGGCAGCCGGATTCGGCAAGCCGGTGAGGGCGGGGAATCGGGAATCGCAATAAGCGGTCCGCCTGCCCTTTAAGGGAGAGGGGTTCCCCTTTCAAGGCCCCCTGGAGCTTCCCTCATAATTTTTTTCCTTCCGTCATAAGTTTTTATGAGAATGGTTAGCAATTCACCCATATTTTCATAAAATATAGGGACATTTACATCAGGAGGGAAGCCCATTGAGAATCCACATCGTCCAGAAAGGGGATACCCTTTGGAAAATCGCCCAAAAATATAATGTTGATTTTGAACAATTGAAACAGCTGAATTCCCATTTGGCCAATCCGGATTATATTTTGCCGGGGATGAAGATCAAAATCCCGGCAAAAAAGGAAACCCATATGCAGAAAAAAGAATATCCGGAAGCGGTGCACCCGTTTAAAGAACATATTCAGCCGGCCCATCCGGTGCAGAAGGAACAGCCGATAAAGGAAGCGCCGAAGAAGGAAATCCCGAAAAAGGAAGCGCCCAAACCGGCTCCGAAACCTTATTATTTCCCCAAACCCCCTTTGACCATTTCGCCGGAAATCGACGTCAATCAATATTATTTGTTCAACATGGCGAATCTGGCCAACCTGAAATTTGAACAGCCGGCGCCCCACGTTCCCCATGTCCCGCCGATGCCGCCCGTTCCTCCAAAGGTGGAGCACAAGGTCAAGGAAAAGCCGGTGGAAAAAGAAAAGAAAAAGGAAGAACCGAAAATGGAGGAGCAGCCGGTATATGTTCCCGCGCCGGTGCCGACCCATTGGTGCGTGCCGGTTACTCCGATATTGCCCGGTTCGGGATTCCCGTGTTTTCCGCAAGGGGGATGGCCCACGGCCGGCTTCGCCTTCCCGGGCGCGTGGCATCCGGCAGGTTACGGCGGCCATCCGATGATGCCCCATCATTGGCCGGGTGGCGAAGGCCAGGAGCAGGAAATGCAAGTTTCTCCCGGATTGCCTACGGAAGAATACACCGACCAGACGTTTCCGTTCCTGCCGCACATGGAATCCTTGGACGCTTTCCACGGCGGCGGTCCCGGCATGACCGAGGGGAAAGTGCAGGCGGCCGAGAAAGGAATGCCGCAGCCTTTTGCACCCGCTGCACTGCCGCATATGGTGCAACCCGGCTATTATCCGGGCTTTCCGGCTTCGTTCCCGGGGGCATCCGATTGCGGCTGCGGCGGATCCGGTGGAACGGCCGGCGTCCAAGCCCCCTACGGCGGAACCTTCGGGCAGCCACCCTTTTTTGCCGGCCCCTATGGCCAACCGATGACCCAAGGGAGCGTTTCGCCAAGCGACGGCTCCCAATGGCAGCAAACGGGAGCCATGCCCTATCCGGCGGGATGGGGCGGACCGCAAGCGGGAGGAATCTCCGGCCCGCCTCCGTTCATGCCGGCGGGCGCGCCCTACGGAGCGGATCCCTTCGGCGGATATTACGGCCCCGAAGCTATCGATCCGGACGATTATATGGCAAAACCGTGGCATCCCGCCCATTATCCGCCGCGGGAGGATGAAGGGGAAGAAAACTGAAGGAGACGGTCGATCTGATCGTCTCTTTTTCCTGTTTTTTGGAGGACCTCTGCCCCAAAAGATGGAAATTTTCCGGCTGGGACAAGCGGAACGGAAGGATTTTACAGGTTTCCGTGCGTGAGGGCGGCGTCCATCCGTGATGAAATTTCTCTGGCGATTCAGGAAGCCTTGCCCCGCCCGGGCCCTTCCTTTAAAGTTTCGAAAAAACGGAAAAGGCCGGCCGCCGAACCGTCCTTTTCTGCGGCCAACCGCCCCTTTCCCTTTCCCATCCTGTTTATTTTCCGGCCGCACATTCCGTGTTATAATTATAAGGCTGAAAAGGCAACCGCTCTTATTTCCTTCCTTTCTTGAAAATCTTGCTTGAGAGGAGATTTCAATATGGCAGGACATTCCAAATGGAAAAATATTCAGAGGAGAAAAAACGCCCAGGATGCCAAAAAGGGAAAACAATTCATGAAATTGGCGAAGGAGATTTACGTGGCGGCAAAGGCCGGCGGAGGGGATCCCGCGGCCAACCCGGCCCTTCGGCTCGTCCTTGAAAAAGCGAAAAACGCCAACATGCCCAATGAAAATATTCAGCGGGCGATCAACAAGGCGACGGGAAACCAATCCGCCGACCATTATGAAGAAATCGTCTACGAAGGATATGGCCCCGGCGGCGTCGCCGTTATGGTCACCAGCCTGACGGATAATAAAAACCGTACCGCCGCCTCCGTCCGTCACGCCTTTGCGAAAAACGGCGGGAATTTGGGCGAAGACGGCTGCGTGTCCTACCTGTTCGATAAGAAGGGGTATTTGGTCATCGACCGGAGCCAACACCCGGTCGATGAGGATACGATGCTTCTGGAGGCCATCGAAGCCGGGGCGGAAGAAATGGAAACGGAAGAAGAAGTGTTCGAAATCTATACCGAACCGGATCAATTCATGGCCGTAAAAGAGGCGTTGGAACAAAAGGGCTATTCTTTCGTCAACGCCGAGATTACCATGGTTCCGCAGACCTATGTCTCTTTGGACGGGGAACAGGCGGAAAAGATGGAAAGGCTTTTGGATATGCTGGAAGATAACGATGATGTGCAAAACGTCTACCATAACTGGGAAGAATAAGGGGAAAGGGCGGGTGTTCGCCGTCCCGCGCTTTCGCGGCAGGGACCCCGCTCCGTTTCTCTTTCTTCCGCACGAGGTTTTCCGGACGGTTCGGGCACCCTTTCATTCGGGTCGTGGGGCTTGTAAAGTGAGATACAGGAAGCTGAAGCGGCTGGCATGTTCCATTTCATCGGTCATGGCGAGAAAAAAGGTGTCTTTGATGAGGGCGTCCGTCGTGGAAAGCTGCACGTCCCGGTAGGCTTCTGCCGCCTCCAGCTCGTCTTTGTAGGCCTTCAGCAGCCCCTCTTGGTAGGACGCATACCGGACCGGCTCGAATTGATATTGGGGTTCTTGCCCCGTGAAGTGGATATAGAGGCGGGTAAAGGCCTGCAAATGTTTTTGCTCGTCTTCGTAGGCGTGGCGGATGAATTCCTTGTGCAGGCCGTCGGGCGCATCCTTCAGCAATTTCGAATAAAAGTCTATGGCCGTTGCTTCACCGATGATCGCCTGATACAGCACCCAAATGAAATTGGCCAGCGACTGCTTTCCTTCAATGGGAAGGAAGGGGATGTTGCTCGTGTCGTTCCTGACCGCGGGAGGGAAGGTACCTCCCGGGACAAAGTTCACCCCCGGATAATGGTCGAATCCGGGATAAAGAAACATTGGATGGGGATACATGGGCATTCCTCCTCATATCTGTTCCTTTTATCAAGCTATGCCGGAGATCCCGGTCGGTGAACCGGAAATGCCTTTCCCCGCCCGAAGGGTCCCCGTTTAATTCCCCCTTTTTTGGCCAAAATAGGAAGGAAGGGAAAAGATTCTGTCAAACGGGGGCAGCAGCATGAAAAGGAAAAAGCGTATCGGAGCGTTGACAGGCATCCTTCTCATTTTTTCCTGCTTTTCCGTGCTTTTCTGCGGGGAGGAATCGGCCGTTGCGGCAAAAAAGGAAGGGTTCCCGGCGGAAAAAAGCGGCGTCCGCCCGGCGGAAGTTCCTGCCGCCAAGATGCGAATCATCTTGCGATGCGATTATGCCGACGGGGACAGAAGCGAAACGGTCGTTGAAGAAAAGGGGCCGTTTCACCGGTGGCTGGGGGATTACCGCGGCTGGGACTTGTCCGATATGGGAACGGATCACATGATTTTGACGAAAAAGATGGGCGGGCATTCCCCTTTGCATTTTTCCTTCCCCGGAAAAGGACGGGATCTTTTTCAAGGCCTGTCCGAACTGTTTAATCATCCTCCCTTCCTTCAATTCGATCCGGAATGGCTCGAGGCGAAAGAGGGCCGGGAAGATCCGGCCGGTTCCGGAAAAACGGCCGTCCGGCAAGGTTGAAGAAAGAGAATTTTTTCCGGGAAGGAAGGAACTTTTCCTGAAGCATCCTCCGCGGACCGGGGACCCCCGCGGGGTTTCCGGAAGCGGGAGAACCTTCCCTTGGGACATCATCTCCCAAGGCGGGACCATGGCTGCAGCGGACAAGGCGAAGTCCGCCTTCCCTTGAGACATCATCCGTTGAGGGCGGCCTCTTTCCCCCGCGGAACTTTTCCGAATCTTCCCGATCATGACCTTTTTTCAAGCGCGCACGGATGAAACGGCCGTGCCTTTTCTTTTCCTGAGGATGGGGCGGAAGCGCCGGGAGGCTTTTTCCTCTTGGCCGCATCGGGAAGCTCAAAGCCGCTTCGGCGCGGCAGGGGATCTCCGGGGTGGGCGGCTTTTTCCGGAGTGGCGGAATCCACCGGTTTTCCTTAGCCGCCATGCCCACGCGGCCCAATCTTTCGATTCCCGGTCAGGCGGAATGGATACAGAAAACCGGAAATATGATAAAATGGTTTCGAACAACCGGTAGGGAGAGAGAAAATTGTTTGAATATATCATCGGTACGGTTGAATACGTGGGGCCGCAATACATCGTCGTCGAAAACAACGGCATCGGCTACCAGATTTACACCCCGAACCCGTACGCCTTCCGGAAAGGAAGCGAACGGGAAAAGGTCTATACATATTTGTATGTCCGGGAAGATGCGAACATATTGTACGGCTTCAAAACGCGGGAAGCGAAAATGCTCTTTGAAAAATTGCTCACCGTATCGGGCATCGGGCCGAAAGGCGCGCTCGCCGTTTTGGCGTCCGCCGATCCCGGGCAAATCATCCGGTCGATCGAGGGAGAGGACGAGGAGTTTCTGATGAAATTTCCCGGCATCGGGAAAAAAACGGCCAGGCAGATGATTTTGGACTTAAAAGGAAAATTCAAGGAATTTCAAACGGAACCCGAAGGCCTCTCCGTGGAGGCCGGGGAAAACGGGGAGCGCCGCGAGCTGAAGGAGGCCATCCTTGCCCTGGAGGCCCTCGGTTTTACGCAGCGGGAAATCGGCGCCGTCCTGCCCGAATTGAAAAAAGCGGATTTGTCGGCGGAGCAATATATTAAGCTTGCTTTGCAAAAATTAGCCAAGTAGAGGGGGTCGGGACGTTGGAAGAAAGATTGGTATCGGAACAGGCGGATGCCCAGGAACGCTCCCTTGAACAATCGATTCGTCCCCATTCCTTGGATGAATACATCGGCCAAAACCGGATGAAGGAAAACTTGAAGATCTTCATCCAGGCCGCCAAACAGCGGGAAGAGACGCTGGATCATGTGCTGCTGTTCGGCCCGCCGGGTCTGGGGAAAACGACCTTGGCGTCCATCATTGCCCGGGAGATGGAAGGGAATCTGCGGATCACCTCCGGCCCCGCCGTGGAAAGGACCGGGGATTTGGCGGCGATCTTGACATCCATCGAACCGGGGGATATTTTGTTTATCGATGAAATCCACCGGCTGCCCCGCGCCATTGAAGAAGTGTTATATTCGGCCATGGAAGATTTCAGCCTGGATATCGTCATCGGAAAAGGCGGCGCGGCCCGTTCGATCCGGATCGATCTTCCCCCCTTCACCCTGGTGGGCGCGACCACCCGGGCCGGGGCCCTGTCCGCGCCCCTCCGGGACCGTTTCGGCGTTTTATGCCGCCTGGAATATTATCAAATTGAGGAACTGAAACAAATCATTCTGCGGTCGGCGGGCATTCTGAATGTGCAGATCGCGCCGGAGGCGGCCCTGGAGATCGCCAAAAGATCCCGCGGGACGCCCCGGATCGCCAACCGGCTGCTGCGTCGGGTGAGGGATTATGCGGAAGTGAAGGGGAACGGAAGGATCAGCGGCCCCCTCGCCTTCGAGGCGCTGGACAGGCTGCAGGTCGACCGGATGGGTCTCGATCCGATCGATCATAAATTGTTGATGGCGCTCATTGAAAAATTCCGGGGAGGACCGGTCGGCCTGGAGGCGATTGCCGCCACGATCGGGGAAGAGGCGGAAACCATTGAAGATGTCTATGAACCTTTTTTATTGCAGATCGGATTCATCCAACGGACGCCGCGGGGGAGGATGGCGACGCCCCTCGCCTACCGACATTTTCAATTGGAGGTGCCCGACAAGTGGAAGGAATCGGAAAAATGATCGTCACGATCGGCCTGATTCTCGTCGTGATCGGCCTGCTCGTGCAGTTTACGGGATTCGGGAGGCTGCCCGGCGACATCATCATCCGCAAAGGGAATACGACCTTCTATTTTCCCATTGTCACCTGTCTCCTCCTCAGCGTGATTTTATCCCTCATTCTTTTTGTGATCAGCCGTTTCAGATAACTTAAAAGGTGGCGGAAGAATGAAGACGGAAGAATTTGATTTTGATTTGCCGGAAGAATTGATCGCCCAAATCCCTTTGAAGGAGCGCACATCCAGCCGGCTGATGGTCCTCGACCGGAAAACCGGCGGCATCGTCCACGACCGGTTTTCCAACATTAAAACCTATCTGCGCCCGGGGGATTGTCTCGTTTTGAACAACACGAAGGTCATGCCCGCCCGGCTGTACGGGGAAAAAACCGACACCGGGGCCCATGTGGAAATCCTCCTTTTGAAACAAAGGGAGGGGGATGAATGGGAAACCCTGGCCAAGCCCGCGAAGCGCATCAAGCCGGGGAGCGAAATCAGGTTCGGCCGCGGGGAACTGACGGCGGTATGCGTCGGGACGACCGATTTCGGCGGCCGCATTTTAAAATTCCGCTATGAAGGGATTTTTTACGAGATTTTGGAAAAACTCGGCGAGATGCCCCTCCCCCCTTATATCAAGGAGAAATTGGGGGATCAAAGCCGGTATCAAACGGTTTATGCCAAGGAAATCGGTTCGGCGGCAAGCCCCACGGCGGGCCTTCATTTTTCCGAAGGATTATTGGCAGAAATCAAGGAAATGGGGGTCCATCTTGCCTTTCTCACCTTGCATGTCGGCTTGGGGACCTTCCGGCCGGTGACGGCCGAAAATATCGAAGATCACAAGATGCATGCGGAATTTTACCAATTTCCGGAAGAAACGGCGGAACTCCTGAACCGGGTGAGGGAGGAAGGGGGCCGCATCATCTCCGTCGGCACGACCTCGACGCGGACGCTGGAGACGGTCGCTTCCAGACACAACGGGAAATTCGCCCCGGAAAGCGGCTGGACGGACATATTCATCTATCCGGGCTACCGGTTTCAGGCCATCGACGGCTTGATTACCAATTTTCACCTGCCCAAATCCACGTTGATTATGCTTGTCAGCGCCTTCGCCGGGAAAGAGCGGATCATGAACGCCTATCGGACCGCCGTTCGGGAAAGATACCGCTTTTTCAGCTTCGGCGACGCGATGCTCATCATTTAATAGCGACAGAAAGGGGCAATGCATTTGGCACCAATCCGCTTTGAATTGATAAAAGTTTGCAAACAGACCGGCGCGAGGCTCGGCATCCTCCACACCCCCCACGGCTCTTTCGAAACGCCGATGTTTATGCCCGTCGGTACCTTGGCGACGGTAAAGACCATGTCTCCCGAAGATTTGAAGGAATTGGGGGCGGGAATCATCCTGAGCAATACCTACCATCTTTGGCTGAGGCCCGGGCATGAAATCGTCGAGGAAGCCGGGGGGCTTCACGCCTTCATGAACTGGGACCGGGGGATCTTGACCGACTCCGGCGGCTTTCAGGTGTTCAGCTTGAGCGATTTGCGCCAGATCGATGAGGAGGGGGTCCATTTCCGAAGCCATTTGAACGGGGACAAGCTGTTTCTTTCTCCGGAAAAAGCGACGGAGATCCAAAACGCATTGGGGGCGGACATCATCATGGCCTTCGATGAATGCCCGCCCTACCCGTGCGATTACGATTATATGAAAAAATCGGTGGAACGGACGTCGAGATGGGCGGAGCGATGTTTAAAGGCCCATAAAAAACCGGATCGGCAAGGGATGTTCGGCATCGTCCAGGGAGGCGCTTACGAGGATTTGCGGAAACAGTCGGCCGCCGATTTGGTTTCCCTGGACTTCCCCGGCTATGCCATCGGCGGCCTGTCCGTCGGCGAACCGAAGGAAGTGATGAACCGAATGCTGGAATTCACTGCGCCGCTCTTGCCGGCGGATAAACCCCGCTATTTGATGGGCGTCGGTTCGCCGGATTCCTTGGTGGACGGGGCCATCCGCGGCATCGACATGTTCGACTGCGTCCTTCCGACGCGGATCGCCCGCAACGGGACGCTGCTGACAAGCTCCGGGCGGCTCGTCGTCAAAAACGCCCAATACCGGCGGGATTTCCGGCCACCGGATGAGGCATGCGACTGCTATGTCTGCAAAAACTACACCCGGGCCTATCTCCGCCACTTGATCCATGCGAATGAAATACTAGGATTCCGTTTAGCCACTTACCATAACTTATATTTTCTGTTAAAATTAATGGAGCAAGTCCGCCAGGCGATCCGGGAAGACCGCTTGGCGGATTTCCGCGAACAATTTTTTGACCAATACGGTTACAATAAACCGGATGCGAAAAATTTCTGAAAGGAGGGAGAAGGAATGGACAATCCGGTGATGCAGAGCTTTTTCATGCTCATTTTGATGCTCGTGATCTTTTATTTCCTCCTGATCCGGCCGCAGCAGAAACGGCAGCGGGCCATTCAGGAAATGCAAGCTTCCCTGCAAAAAGGGGATAAAGTGGTCACGATCGGGGGATTGCACGGCACGGTGGATTCCTTGGATGAGGGGACCGTTGTGATCCGATGCGGTGACGGCAGCCGCCTTACATACGACCGTTCGGCAATCCGGGAAGTTTTGGAGAAGGCATCGAAATAGCCGCAAAAACCTGGCGAAGAAAAAGCCAGGTTTTTTCATTTCCGGCGAAAATGCAAGCGGCGGGATCACGCCTTTTTGGAACGTTTTCCCGAGGCGTTCACCCCGAATACTCCCCCGGCCGTGGCGGCGAGGAGAAAGAAGGTGTAATATGCTGTTTGTTCCAAAGTGAATCCCGAGTCGCGGCCCAAAAATTGAAACATAAAATTGATCACCGCATAAAAGACTCCCGTCAACGCCCCCAAGATCCACCCTTTTTCCTTCCCCTTTCCCCCCGCGACAAAACCGCCGATGAAAAGGAGGAGAAAGGAAAAGGCGGTGACGACGCCTTCCAGGGAACTTTCATGGAGCGAAGTGAAGGAGAGCAAAAGGGAAAAGATCAAGCTGAACAATGCGGCGATCAAATATATGGTCAAAAGGCCGTAAAAAACGGAGCGCATCATCTTCATGGACACTGTCCACCCCCGGCAAAAAAATTCACGCTTTGTAGTACATGCATATTCGTCCCGCCGGAAATTTAGAATCCCGATTTTCCCATTCTTCAAATGGCGCTCCATCCTTCTCCCGTCCCTATGCAAGAAAACGCTCCCCGCGTCCGGCAATCCCTTTCCGCCTTTCAGGCAAGGGGTAAAACGCCGCATTCAGATGGGCGAAAAAGGCCGGAGCGGGAAATCCCCTTTTCAACGGGGAGCGAGCGCCGAAGAAAGCGGATGTTCCCGGCGGGCAGGCGGAACAAACCGGGAAGACGGCCTAAAGCCGCAAGGCGGGCGGGTTTGCCGGCCGCCGGGTTCTTGCGGAAGGGCTGAAAGACAGCGGGCCGTTTCCGGCGCCGGAAAAGGAAAACCGGCGGATCCTCCCCTGGCGGAACTCTTCCGGTTCCGTCCCGCCGGAGGGTCCGCCAAACGCCCTCCCGCCTTTCCTTTCCCTTTTTTTCCGGAAAAATATTTTTTCCCGAATCGTGCAAGATAACAAGGGAAAGGGGAAATCCAAATGTCCATCCAGCTGTCCGTTTATCTCAATATCATTTTGCGCACCTTGTTTATGTACGCCTTGATCACCGTCATTTTCCGGATTATGGGGAAAAGGGAGATCGGGGAATTGAGCATCCTCGATCTGGTCGTCTTTATCATGATCGGGGAGATGGCGGTTTTGGCCATCGAAAAACATTATTTGTCCATTTGGGATTCGATCCTGCCGATGCTCCTTTTGATGGCCATCCAGGTCGGCTTGGCGTTTCTTTCGTTAAAGGTCAGCCGCTTCCGCAAGCTCATGGACGGCCATCCCTCCATCATCATCTTTCAGGGGAAGATCAATGAAAAGGAAATGCGAAGGCAGCGGTATAATTTCGACGACCTGATGATGCAGTTGCGGGAAAAAGAGGTGTGGAATCTGAACGAGGTGGAATATGCCCTTTTGGAACCGAACGGCAAGCTGTCCGTCCTGAAAAAGGAAAACGCCGCCAAAAAGCCGGAACGGGCCGTTCCGTTGATCATCGACGGGGAGATCCAAAGGGAAGGCCTGAAGGAGCTCGGCAAAACCGAGGACTGGCTCCTCGCGGAATTGAAAAAGACCGACATAGCCGAGCCCGGGGATGTTTTGTTCTGCAGCTATTCCGGCGGCAATTTGCACATCCACGAAAAGGAAAGAA
It contains:
- a CDS encoding TIGR04086 family membrane protein, coding for MKMMRSVFYGLLTIYLIAALFSLIFSLLLSFTSLHESSLEGVVTAFSFLLLFIGGFVAGGKGKEKGWILGALTGVFYAVINFMFQFLGRDSGFTLEQTAYYTFFLLAATAGGVFGVNASGKRSKKA
- a CDS encoding DUF421 domain-containing protein gives rise to the protein MSIQLSVYLNIILRTLFMYALITVIFRIMGKREIGELSILDLVVFIMIGEMAVLAIEKHYLSIWDSILPMLLLMAIQVGLAFLSLKVSRFRKLMDGHPSIIIFQGKINEKEMRRQRYNFDDLMMQLREKEVWNLNEVEYALLEPNGKLSVLKKENAAKKPERAVPLIIDGEIQREGLKELGKTEDWLLAELKKTDIAEPGDVLFCSYSGGNLHIHEKERKRKSRPGANA